The sequence GGATGCCGCAAAGACCGTCAGGCCGATCGCTCAATCGGGTTATGAGGACGCTTACCTGGACGGTCTCAAGATATCCTGGGATGGCGAACAGGTCATCGGGCGCGGACCAACTGGCACGGCGATTCGGACTGGTTTCACGCAGGTCACCCAGAATTGCCTGACCAATCCGGTCATGGCCCCATGGCGTGAAGCGGTGCTCAAACGCAAATACCACACCAGCGTTGCGCTTGCCCTGGTCCTTGAAAATCAGGTTCTCGGTGCATTGACGCTCTATTCGGCAGAACCGATGTCGTTTAGCCTGAACGAGGTGCAACTGCTGGAGGAATTGGCCAGCAACATGGCCTATGGCATGCAGTCGTTGCGCGCCCGCAGCGAACTTGCGCGCTATCAGCTTCGTCTTGAAGAACGGGTTGCGCAACGCACCCACGAAATTGCTGCACTCAATGCTGAGCTGGTGGAAAAAGCTAACGACGCCGAAGCTGCCAACCTGGCAAAAAGTACCTTTGTGGCCACCATGAGCCACGAAATTCGGACTCCATTGAATGCCGTGGTCGGGTTGACGGGACTGCTTGCCGATTCCGCCCTCGACCGTCTCCAGCGCGATTACGCCGACAAGCTCCTTTTATCGGCGCAGGCATTGCGGAGGTTGGTGGATGACATTCTTGATTTTTCCAAGATTGAAGCCGGGGCGCTGCGACTGGAGCGCGCCCCATTTTCATTGAACGCCATTTTGAGTACGACGGCGGCGCTGATGTCGATTGGCCTGCGCGGTAAATCGGTCGAAGCGTTATTCGACGTGGCGCAAGATATGCCCGACGCACTGATCGGCGACGGCATGCGTCTGCAGCAGATACTGTTGAACTTAACCAGTAACGCGGTCAAATTCACCGAACAGGGCGAAATCGTCGTCTCGGTGCGCTGCCTCGAGCGGCAAGCCGCTCGGGTGACCTTAGAGTTTTCCGTACGCGATACGGGTATCGGTATCCGGGCTGAGCAACTGGGTCAAATTTTTAATGTGTTCACTCAGGCCGATCCATCGACGACGCGACTGTATGGCGGAACTGGGCTGGGATTGGCGATCATTGCACGTCTGGCCGGCCTGATGGACAGCCAGATTCAGGTCGACAGTGTTCCCGGACGAGGCAGCGACTTTGTCTTCGCCGTAACGCTGGCGCTGGCCGAAAGTGGGCCCACGGTGGTGCCGCAAAACAGCCGGTCCGCTCCGGCCCTGAGCGTTCTGATCGTCAATGATCATCCTCTGGCGCGAGATATCCTGCAGCGCACTTGCGCCGGTTTCGGCTGGCAGGCGAGCGCGTTCGACTCCGGTGCGGCAGGCTTGAATGAGTTGCGGCTTAGCGCCGCCGAGGACCGTGATTACGACCTGATGCTGCTTGACTGGCGTATGCCCGGCATGGATGGCGCCGAGATGCTCAGACAGGCATATGACGCACCGGACATCGGCCTTCCGCAAGTCATTCTGATGGCGTCCGTGTTCGAACTCGGTCAGGCGGCCGCTGCCAGCGACGATCTTTATCTGGATGGCATTATAGCCATACCGATTACCCCAGCAAGCCTGTTTGATGCCGTGACCCGCGCACAGTCAGGCGATTTTAGCGCCATTCTTCCTCTGCCCGACAGGATGGACGGGCGCCTTTCTACCATGCGTCTGCTGGTGGTCGAGGACAATGCCATCAACCAGCAAGTGATCGAACAGATCCTGATTCGGGCCGGAGCCGAGGTGGTGATCGCCAGTGGTGCGCTGGCCGCGTTCGATGCGCTGCGTGCGCCTTTTGCTCACTTTGACGCGGTTTTGATGGATATCCAGATGCCGGGAATGGACGGCCACGTTGCCGCCAGAATCATCCGCCAGGAAATGGGCTGGATCGACTTGCCCATCATTGCCGTCACGGCCTATGCTTTGCCCGAGGATTATGAAAAATCCCAGCTCGCCGGTATGACGGGGCATATTGTGAAACCGATCGACGTGGAGGATTTGCTCGACATCCTGACCGGAAGACGACATAGCTCGCCGAGCCAGCCTGACACCAGACGTGGCACAACATGGAAACCCGCGGCGTCTACAATCCACTTTGCGGGTGTAGACGGTGCTGCAGCATTGAAATCGTTCGGCTGCGACGAAAAAACCTACGCGGGATTGCTACGTCAGTTCGTCGTAGACCACGGCGGTGACGTCGATGTAGCACGCCGCCTCTTTAACGCTGGCGATTCCCAAGGATCAGCCAGGCTCATCCATGGTTTGCGGGGCATGGCCAGCATGTTGCAGGCAACGGACGTTGCACGCCTGACGGCAGTGATCTCCAGCACTTTCCGCGGCGGTCAGGTGGAAGCCATGTCATCCCTGATCGATGAACTTCAAGTGGCAATGCAGATTCTGGTGGAGTCAATCGCTCAGTTTGACGCCGTTGGATCGGCGCTTAAAACGGCCTGATATGGCATCTTTTTTCTCGTCTGCCGTCTTCGGATAACGAATAAAGCACCGTTCAGAACTCCTCGCGAGGTTCTGAGCGGCGCTCTGGTGTTACCGGTTCCTTGTTACTCCCGGATGTCTGCTTGTCTTCACACTGCCTGAGCCGAGTGCAGGGCCGCTACTTGCTCAGGGTTGTAACCCAGACTCGCCAGCACTTCGTCAGTATGCTCTCCCAACAATGGCGAACCGGTAATTTCGACCGTGGTATCCGAGAACTTGATTGGGCTGCCGACGGTGAGGTATTTACCGCGTTCCTTGTGATCGACTTCGGTAATGGTGCCACTGGCACGCAGGGACGGATCGGCGGCGATTTCCTTCATCGACATCACCGGTGAGCAGGGAATGTCGAATTTGCGCAGAATGTCCACCGCTTCGAACTTGGTTTTATCTTTGAGCCATTCTTCGATGACGGCAAAGATGTCGAAGATCTTGTCCTGCCGTGCGGTGGCAGTGTTGTAGGCTTTGTCCTCAATCCATTCTTCCTTGCCCAGCGCCTTGCAGATCGGTGCCCATGCATGGCCCTGGATGGTGAAGTAGATATAGGCGTTCGGATCGGTTTCCCAGCCCTTGCATTTGAGTACCCAGCCTGGTTGCCCACCACCGCCAGCGTTGCCGCCGCGTGGCACGACATCGGTGAATTTGCCATGCGGATATTGTGGATACTCTTCCAGATAGCCGATCCGGTCGAGCCGCTGTTGATCGCGCAGCTTGACGCGGCACAGATTCAGGACACTGTCCTGCATCGACACGGCAACCTTCTGACCTTTACCGGTTTTTCCGCGACCGATCAGGGCGGTGAGAATGCCGATGGCCAGATGCATACCGGTATTGGTGTCGCCCAGCGCAGCGGAACTGACCGTCGGCGGACCATCCCAGAAACCGGTCGTGGAGGCCGCGCCGCCGGCGCATTGGGCCACGTTCTCGTAGACTTTCAGGTCTTCATAATGGTGGCCATCGCTAAAGCCTTTGACCGAAGCGACGATCATCTTAGGATTGAGTTCATTGATGCGTTCCCAGGTGAACCCCATGCGGTCCAGCGCACCGGGTCCGAAGTTCTCGACCAGAACATCGGATTCACGAATCAACTTCTCCAGTACTTCCTTGCCTTCAGGCTTCTTGGTGTCCAGCGTCAGTGATTTTTTATTGCTGTTTAACATCGTGAAATACAGTGCATCGACGTCCGGAATGTCACGCAACTGACTGCGGGTAACGTCGCCCGAACCGGGCCGCTCGACCTTGATGACGTCGGCACCAAACCAGGCCAGCATCTGGGTACAGGCAGGTCCGGCTTGCACGTGGGTGAAGTCGATGATTTTGATTCCCGCTAGTGGCTTGCTCATAATGGATAAACTCCTTTGATGATGTTAGATGGCGTCTTACTTTTTAGTCGCGCTGCTTTGCGGATTGAGATTGGTCAAACGACCGCTTTCGGTTCCCGCTGATTCGTCGATGACGGCGTTGATGAGGGCCGGTTTGCCGCTGGCGATGGCCGCGGCCAGTGCCTCGGTCATTTCTGCCGGGGTGGTAACGTTATAGCCGATGCCGCCGAAGGCTTCCATCATCTTGTCGTAGCGCGCGCCTTTGACAAACACGGTCGGTGCGACATCTTTGCCGCCGGTCGGGTTGATATCGGTACCGCGATAGACGCCGTTGTTGTTGAAGACAATGACCACGATGGGGAGCTCGTAGCGACAGATGGTTTCGAGTTCCATGCCGCTGAAGCCGAACGCACTATCGCCTTCGATGGCCACCACTGGCAAGCCGCTGGTGACCGCCGCGCCGATGGCATAGCCCATCCCGATGCCCATGATGCCCCAGGTGCCGGAGTCGAAACGCTTGCGCGGTTCATACATGTCGATAATGCTGCGCGCGTAATCGAGGGTGTTGGCGCCTTCATTGACGACGTTAATATCGGGGCGTGTCCTGAGTACATCGCGGATCGCCCGCAGTGCGCTATGGAAATTCATCGGCGACGGATTTTGGTCCAGCGTGGCTGCCATCTTGCTCAGATTCTTCTGTCTGCGTTCCATGATTGCGCCAGTCCAGTCGACGCTTGGCTTGGGAAAGCCGGAACCGATGCCGCTTAGCAAGGCCGCTACACACGAACCGATATCACCGATCAGCGGGGCTGCAATCGCCACGTTGCTGTCGATTTCGGTCGGCGAGATATCGATCTGGATGAACTGCTTCGGTCCGCCCCATGTCTTGCCCTTGCCATGCGAGAGCAGCCAGTTCAGGCGGGCACCGATCAGGATCACGACATCGGCTTCGGCCAGCACGAAAGAGCGCGCCGCTGCCGCCGATTGCGGATGGGTGTCGGGCAGCAGACCTTTTGCCATTGACATCGGCAGATACGGGATCCCCGATTGTTCGACGAAGGCCCGGATATCAGCATCGGCCTGCGCGTAAGCAGCGCCTTTGCCCAGCAGGATCAGCGGACGTTTGGCGCTTTTGAGCAGCTCGAGCGCACGCTGGACCGATTCCGGCGCAGGCAGTTGACGCGGGACCGGATCGACCACCCGCACCAGCGATTTTTTACCGCGCTCGGCATCCAGCGACTGGCCCAGTAATTGGGCTGGCAAGTCCAGATAGACACCGCCCGGACGACCGGAGACGGCCGCGCGAATCGCCCGCGCAATACCGATCCCAATATCTTCGGCCTTGTTAATGCGGTAGGCCGCCTTGGCGTACGGCTTGGCCGCATTAAGTTGGTCCATCTCTTCGTAATCGCCCTGTTGCAAATCGACGATTTCGCGTTCGCTGGAGCCACTGATGAGGATCATCGGAAAGCAGTTGACGGTGGCATTGGCCAGCGCGGTCAGACCGTTCAAAAAACCGGGTGCCGACACGGTCAGGCAAATCCCCGGCTTTTGGGTCATGTAACCGGCCACAGCGGCGGCATTGCCCGCATTTTGTTCATGCCGAAACCCGATGAAACGCATCCCTTCGGCCTGCGCCAGACGTGCCAGATCGGTGATCGGAATGCCGACCAGACCGAAGATGGTGTCAATGTCATTGTGCTTGAGCGCATCAATGACCAGATGAAAGCCGTCGGTCAGCGCGCCTGCTGGCGTGAGCAAGGCGGCAGATTCGGATTGAATGTCGTTTTTCATGATGAAAACTTTCTTTTCGTGTGGTGTCGGTACAGAGGATGGGCAACGCGTGCTGTCAGGTGCTATCAGGTGCTGCTATTCGAGTGGGTTCCATCATAGCCAGCCTACCCCGCGGCGTTCCTTGACCAAGGTCAAGGAACGCCGTATTAGATCGCCATTCGTGGGGAAAATTATCACGTCATCCGCGCGCAGGAAAATAGTCTGGCACATTTCGCTTGGGCCGGTTTTGCGTCTTTGGTACCGTCTTTATATATGTTGCATGTATTTTTAATCGTAAATGGTTAAGATTAAAATAATTAATTATTATTTATGATTACTTCCTCTTACGATAGATTCCACGACTGCAGGTTCACGCAGATAAATTTATTGGTGATGTTCTATCCGTGGAGGAAGTAACCATGAACAAGGTCGCAATCGATCAACCATCTGGCGCCGATGAGGGAACAATTCATTTGGGTGCTTATAACGCTGCATTTCACGAACTCGGACTCCGGTGGCACTGGGATACGGAGATTTATCAGGATCTTCAGCGCAATGGCGGCGAGAAGGAGCAACTGCAGGTGTATCTGGAAACCCGACAACCACATTTGTTGCGTGCCTACGATGTCGAATTCCTGATGAATGCGATTCAGACCACCAAGTTGCGTTGGTATACCGCCATTGTTACGAGCGCGACGCGCCTGGCGCCGACGGTTGACTGGGCAGAAATGCAAAAGGCCGAAATAGGGGCCTGAGGGGTACCGAGATTCCGAATCTTAACCAGAGTCAAGGAAAACCCGGAACGCTTCTTCCACAATGCTTTAATCAATTAAGCCTGATAACGGTGCGTAATAGCAGTTTTTCATGTGGGTAACGCATTCTTACAGAGCTTGATTTAACAGAATTGGCGCAGACCAAAACGGGTCAATAAGTCACAGTTGATAGTGACATAACCCTTACAAAAACCGCCAGGAGACAACATTTATGAACGACCATCGTCAAGTCTCACTTGACAGCGTAGCCCATAGCGGAATGTTTAGTAATCGGTGGGCCCAGCTTGTTTTTGGGATTATCTGTATGGGCTTGGTGGCCAATCTCCAATATGCCTGGACGCTGTTTGTGAGTCCGATAGAGGCCAAGAATCATTGGGGTTTATCGGCGATCCAGTTATCGTTCTCGATTTTTATCCTGGTCGAAACATGGCTGGTGCCGATTGAGGGCTGGCTGGTCGATAAGTTTGGGCCGCGCCCGGTTATTGCTGCAGGTGCGATCTTCGCTGCCCTTGGGTGGGTCATCAACGGGCATGCGACGACGCTCACTGAGCTATACATTGGTGCTGTAGTTGCCGGTATCGGCGCCGGTTGCGTGTATGGTACCTGCGTCGGGAACGCGCTCAAATGGTTTCCGGACAAGCGCGGTCTGGCGGCGGGGCTAACCGCGGCAGGATTTGGGGCTGGGGCGGCGATTACCGTGATCCCCATTGCGAACATGATTCAGAGTTCCGGGTATCAGACTGCCTTCCATTTTTTTGGGATTTTACAAGGCGTATTTATTTTTGCTCTGGCAATGTTGATGGTCCGGCCAACGGCGCCAAAAGGAGTCAAGGTCGCGCCACGACTGGTCACCACCAAGGTGGATTACCCCACTGGAAAAATGCTCAAGACGCCGGTGTTCTGGTTGATTTATGGACTGTTCGTGGCGGTTGCCGCAGGGGGGCTGATGGCGACTGCGCAACTGGGTCCGATTGCTAAAGACTATGGTCTGGCGAAGTTGCCGATATCGATATTAGGATTGACATTGCCGCTGTTGACGATGACGTTGTCAATCGACAATCTGTGTAATGGTTTTACGCGGCCTCTGTGTGGTTTTATCTCGGACCGGATCGGTCGTGAAAATACGATGTTCATCGTCTTTCTCGGCGAAGGCCTGTCGATGCTGGGACTCATGAAGTTTGGCCATGACCCGATTGCTTTCATGACATTCGCCGCATTAGTCTTTCTGTTCTGGGGTGAAATATTTTCTATATTTCCTGCGATTTGTGCGGATACGTTTGGCGTCAAATTTGCGGCAGGTAACGCTGGCACTCTCTATACAGCGAAAGGAACGGCTTCTTTGCTGGTTCCGTTGGCATCGGTGCTATCGGCAGGCGGCAACTGGGACCGGGTGTTTATCGTTGCAGCCTGTATTACGATCGCTGCCGCGATTGCCGCGAAATTTTTATTGGCACCGATCCGCAGACAATTTATTGAAAGTGCGAATGCGGATTTCGCGGAAAGAACCGATGCGGTAAAGACGCAGAGGGACCCTCGACGCGCCGCCGAACCGGAAGGTTGGTGTGATGCCGGAGCACGGGATATTCAAAAAACCGGCTGAGTCGTCAGGGCAAACTTTCGCCGCAGCATGTCTATAAAAACATCCATCCAGTGTAGCGACGTTCGGGAAGAGACAAGCTACCTGGAAATATAAA is a genomic window of Glaciimonas sp. PAMC28666 containing:
- a CDS encoding PAS domain S-box protein encodes the protein MHPEFDFLSHGGEMGALMRERDWTSTPLGAPSQWPEILKITLRLVLTSKHPMFIWWGKDLFQFYNDSYRRTMGPERHATALGQSGHACWAEIWHIIGPQIDFVMAGGGATWHESQLVPVTRHGAREDVWWTYGYSPIEDSGGVQGVLVVCNDVTDEHVAKAQLLRLNLELAAQMRRRDQAEERQTFQLGLADRLRGLTAADDIARTATELLGKYLQVSHVYYTKIDAQGGTFHISYEWKLDHLTSLVGAEGELAGFGPEISATLSRGQPFAVSEIRRDPRTAAYIQAYDSLGANAILVIPVIKAGQWVAALTLYLTLPYDWTPGQIALVENVAERLWNAVERADQVLRVQRAGESERLHTLFRQAPGFIQILRGPQHVFEFVNAAYVRLVGERELLGKPIREVFPELEGQGLSEMLDQVFTSGMPFFASDTPVVLQRQPDAPTSQLYVDLVCQPMVDAEGSVSGIFVQGVDVTERRLAQLALHASEEHFRGAFENASLGMTIADMDGRWIKVNRSFCAMLGYTESELLSKISLDLTHPDDVQITVAQTTQLRSGKLNHFHLEKRYIHRDGHSVWVILSLTLLHDAQGTALQYVGTIEDISERKQSQAEQTRLNRALRLLSDCNSILVRATDEYDLLNDLCRLVVESGGYLMGWVGIAEQDAAKTVRPIAQSGYEDAYLDGLKISWDGEQVIGRGPTGTAIRTGFTQVTQNCLTNPVMAPWREAVLKRKYHTSVALALVLENQVLGALTLYSAEPMSFSLNEVQLLEELASNMAYGMQSLRARSELARYQLRLEERVAQRTHEIAALNAELVEKANDAEAANLAKSTFVATMSHEIRTPLNAVVGLTGLLADSALDRLQRDYADKLLLSAQALRRLVDDILDFSKIEAGALRLERAPFSLNAILSTTAALMSIGLRGKSVEALFDVAQDMPDALIGDGMRLQQILLNLTSNAVKFTEQGEIVVSVRCLERQAARVTLEFSVRDTGIGIRAEQLGQIFNVFTQADPSTTRLYGGTGLGLAIIARLAGLMDSQIQVDSVPGRGSDFVFAVTLALAESGPTVVPQNSRSAPALSVLIVNDHPLARDILQRTCAGFGWQASAFDSGAAGLNELRLSAAEDRDYDLMLLDWRMPGMDGAEMLRQAYDAPDIGLPQVILMASVFELGQAAAASDDLYLDGIIAIPITPASLFDAVTRAQSGDFSAILPLPDRMDGRLSTMRLLVVEDNAINQQVIEQILIRAGAEVVIASGALAAFDALRAPFAHFDAVLMDIQMPGMDGHVAARIIRQEMGWIDLPIIAVTAYALPEDYEKSQLAGMTGHIVKPIDVEDLLDILTGRRHSSPSQPDTRRGTTWKPAASTIHFAGVDGAAALKSFGCDEKTYAGLLRQFVVDHGGDVDVARRLFNAGDSQGSARLIHGLRGMASMLQATDVARLTAVISSTFRGGQVEAMSSLIDELQVAMQILVESIAQFDAVGSALKTA
- the frc gene encoding formyl-CoA transferase, with the protein product MSKPLAGIKIIDFTHVQAGPACTQMLAWFGADVIKVERPGSGDVTRSQLRDIPDVDALYFTMLNSNKKSLTLDTKKPEGKEVLEKLIRESDVLVENFGPGALDRMGFTWERINELNPKMIVASVKGFSDGHHYEDLKVYENVAQCAGGAASTTGFWDGPPTVSSAALGDTNTGMHLAIGILTALIGRGKTGKGQKVAVSMQDSVLNLCRVKLRDQQRLDRIGYLEEYPQYPHGKFTDVVPRGGNAGGGGQPGWVLKCKGWETDPNAYIYFTIQGHAWAPICKALGKEEWIEDKAYNTATARQDKIFDIFAVIEEWLKDKTKFEAVDILRKFDIPCSPVMSMKEIAADPSLRASGTITEVDHKERGKYLTVGSPIKFSDTTVEITGSPLLGEHTDEVLASLGYNPEQVAALHSAQAV
- the oxlT gene encoding oxalate/formate MFS antiporter; translated protein: MNDHRQVSLDSVAHSGMFSNRWAQLVFGIICMGLVANLQYAWTLFVSPIEAKNHWGLSAIQLSFSIFILVETWLVPIEGWLVDKFGPRPVIAAGAIFAALGWVINGHATTLTELYIGAVVAGIGAGCVYGTCVGNALKWFPDKRGLAAGLTAAGFGAGAAITVIPIANMIQSSGYQTAFHFFGILQGVFIFALAMLMVRPTAPKGVKVAPRLVTTKVDYPTGKMLKTPVFWLIYGLFVAVAAGGLMATAQLGPIAKDYGLAKLPISILGLTLPLLTMTLSIDNLCNGFTRPLCGFISDRIGRENTMFIVFLGEGLSMLGLMKFGHDPIAFMTFAALVFLFWGEIFSIFPAICADTFGVKFAAGNAGTLYTAKGTASLLVPLASVLSAGGNWDRVFIVAACITIAAAIAAKFLLAPIRRQFIESANADFAERTDAVKTQRDPRRAAEPEGWCDAGARDIQKTG
- the oxc gene encoding oxalyl-CoA decarboxylase, whose protein sequence is MKNDIQSESAALLTPAGALTDGFHLVIDALKHNDIDTIFGLVGIPITDLARLAQAEGMRFIGFRHEQNAGNAAAVAGYMTQKPGICLTVSAPGFLNGLTALANATVNCFPMILISGSSEREIVDLQQGDYEEMDQLNAAKPYAKAAYRINKAEDIGIGIARAIRAAVSGRPGGVYLDLPAQLLGQSLDAERGKKSLVRVVDPVPRQLPAPESVQRALELLKSAKRPLILLGKGAAYAQADADIRAFVEQSGIPYLPMSMAKGLLPDTHPQSAAAARSFVLAEADVVILIGARLNWLLSHGKGKTWGGPKQFIQIDISPTEIDSNVAIAAPLIGDIGSCVAALLSGIGSGFPKPSVDWTGAIMERRQKNLSKMAATLDQNPSPMNFHSALRAIRDVLRTRPDINVVNEGANTLDYARSIIDMYEPRKRFDSGTWGIMGIGMGYAIGAAVTSGLPVVAIEGDSAFGFSGMELETICRYELPIVVIVFNNNGVYRGTDINPTGGKDVAPTVFVKGARYDKMMEAFGGIGYNVTTPAEMTEALAAAIASGKPALINAVIDESAGTESGRLTNLNPQSSATKK